One window of Prochlorococcus marinus XMU1405 genomic DNA carries:
- a CDS encoding glutathione S-transferase: protein MNGILTWDDLNKFEVEDLDRVHGINNSYANLRLFGHSENDVLVTFYRDRHSWCPYCQKIWLWLEFKKIPYRVKKINMFCYGQKEKWFLEKVRSGKLPAIEFKGQVITESDNIIAFLENEFGALGSFITSSHLIKIRDLEREIFRSWCNWLCRESYNFLDNSFRKKRFKESISKLDEILTRSKSGFVDPSVSNTGDIEPGVGDIIFIPYMERMNASLTYYKGFNLRSYYRHVDNWLTLFEGTSAYRGTQGDFHTHSHDLPPQMGGCYKESNEKQITFSKLVDTGEGLGNYELNKNYDSKYYAKIALKRVIKHKDNLLKVNPYNKESFEESLRSALTHMVKGEVLIPKKLSGISLRYLKNRISVPRDMPIISARLLRQSLNKIESLSDINEIDKIPFRHRYDQDPKNFISS from the coding sequence ATGAATGGGATTTTGACATGGGATGATTTAAATAAATTTGAAGTTGAAGATCTGGATAGAGTCCATGGTATAAATAATTCCTACGCAAATTTAAGATTATTTGGACATAGTGAAAATGATGTATTAGTTACCTTCTATAGGGATAGGCATTCTTGGTGTCCTTACTGTCAGAAGATATGGTTATGGCTTGAATTTAAGAAAATTCCATACAGAGTCAAGAAAATTAATATGTTTTGCTACGGCCAAAAAGAAAAATGGTTCCTTGAAAAAGTCAGATCGGGGAAATTACCTGCAATTGAATTTAAAGGGCAAGTTATAACTGAAAGTGACAATATCATAGCTTTTCTAGAAAATGAATTTGGAGCACTTGGATCTTTTATTACATCTAGTCACCTTATCAAAATTCGAGACTTAGAAAGAGAAATTTTCAGATCCTGGTGTAATTGGCTATGCCGTGAAAGCTATAATTTTCTAGATAACTCTTTTAGAAAAAAAAGATTTAAAGAATCCATTTCTAAACTCGATGAAATCTTAACTAGATCAAAATCAGGTTTTGTTGATCCATCAGTATCTAATACAGGTGATATAGAGCCTGGTGTTGGAGATATAATTTTTATACCCTATATGGAGAGAATGAATGCATCACTTACTTATTATAAAGGGTTTAATTTAAGATCTTATTACCGTCATGTAGATAATTGGCTTACTCTTTTTGAAGGGACAAGTGCTTATAGAGGCACTCAAGGAGATTTTCATACTCACTCTCATGATTTACCCCCACAAATGGGAGGATGTTATAAAGAAAGCAATGAAAAACAGATTACTTTCTCTAAGCTAGTAGATACTGGTGAGGGTCTAGGAAATTATGAATTAAATAAAAATTATGATTCAAAATATTACGCTAAAATTGCTCTTAAAAGAGTGATAAAGCACAAAGATAATTTACTAAAAGTAAACCCATACAATAAAGAATCCTTTGAGGAATCATTGAGATCAGCTTTAACCCATATGGTCAAAGGTGAAGTATTAATCCCTAAAAAACTTTCAGGAATATCTTTAAGATACTTAAAAAATAGAATCTCAGTTCCAAGAGATATGCCAATTATTTCAGCAAGGTTATTAAGACAATCATTAAATAAAATTGAATCGCTTAGTGATATTAATGAAATAGATAAGATACCTTTTAGGCACAGATATGATCAAGATCCTAAAAATTTTATTTCTAGTTAA
- the gorA gene encoding glutathione-disulfide reductase encodes MEFEFDLIVVGAGSGGLAAAKRAASYGAKVAIIEANQIGGTCVIRGCVPKKLMVYAAKSKKNMDSSEGYGLKNEGINFESNVLLKNVREEVSRLSNLHRNSLKNLNITIFEGLGRFITQNELEIICSKTKKIKNKVSSKKILISVGGKPKKLNIPGVNLAWTSDDIFELEKFPKSILIVGGGYIACEFASIFRNLGTEVTQLIRGQHLLNGFDEDLSSCLEESPTFTEINIIPNTQLNSIKKVNGNLESTLDSGDKLLTDNILIATGREPNLLPLNLDFLNLKMDGQYLDVNELNQTSNSNIFAVGDIINKPNLTPVAIEQGRVFSDNFFNDQKRKVNYEYIPKAVFTIPEISTVGLSEKRAKEIYSGKNIKIFKCKFTPMSNTFKENKSKCMLKIVVHKLTDKVLGCHMFGETSSEIIQMASISLNAGITKKDFDFTMALHPTISEEFVTMYG; translated from the coding sequence TTGGAATTTGAATTTGATTTAATTGTTGTTGGCGCTGGATCTGGGGGACTCGCGGCGGCTAAACGTGCGGCTAGTTATGGAGCAAAGGTCGCAATCATAGAAGCAAATCAAATAGGAGGAACTTGTGTGATAAGGGGATGTGTGCCTAAGAAATTAATGGTTTATGCAGCTAAAAGTAAAAAAAATATGGATTCTTCTGAAGGATATGGATTAAAAAATGAAGGTATTAATTTTGAATCAAATGTTTTGTTGAAGAATGTTAGAGAGGAGGTTTCTAGATTAAGTAATTTACATAGAAATTCTTTAAAAAACTTGAATATAACTATTTTTGAAGGCTTAGGAAGATTTATTACTCAAAATGAATTAGAAATTATTTGTTCAAAAACAAAGAAAATTAAAAACAAAGTAAGTTCAAAAAAAATTCTTATTTCAGTTGGAGGTAAACCAAAGAAATTAAATATTCCTGGGGTAAATTTGGCATGGACTAGTGATGATATTTTTGAATTAGAAAAATTTCCTAAATCAATATTAATTGTAGGAGGTGGATATATTGCCTGTGAATTTGCTTCTATTTTCAGAAATTTAGGTACTGAAGTAACTCAATTAATTAGAGGTCAACATTTACTTAATGGTTTTGATGAGGATCTTTCTTCATGCCTAGAGGAATCACCTACTTTTACTGAAATCAATATAATCCCCAATACTCAATTAAATTCTATCAAAAAAGTAAATGGAAATTTGGAATCTACCCTAGACTCGGGAGATAAACTCCTAACTGATAATATCCTTATTGCTACAGGAAGAGAACCAAATCTTTTGCCTTTAAATTTAGATTTTTTAAATCTAAAGATGGATGGCCAATATTTAGATGTCAATGAACTTAATCAAACAAGCAACTCAAATATTTTTGCAGTTGGCGATATCATAAATAAGCCAAACTTAACTCCAGTAGCAATAGAACAAGGGAGAGTTTTTTCGGATAATTTTTTTAATGACCAAAAAAGAAAAGTAAATTATGAATATATCCCTAAGGCCGTTTTTACTATTCCAGAAATTTCAACAGTTGGCTTAAGTGAGAAAAGAGCTAAAGAGATTTACTCTGGAAAAAATATAAAAATTTTCAAATGCAAATTTACCCCTATGTCTAATACCTTTAAAGAGAATAAATCAAAATGTATGTTGAAGATTGTAGTTCATAAGCTAACTGACAAAGTCCTAGGATGTCATATGTTTGGAGAAACATCGTCTGAGATTATTCAAATGGCATCAATTTCATTAAATGCAGGGATAACAAAAAAAGACTTTGATTTTACTATGGCTTTGCACCCAACTATCTCAGAAGAATTTGTGACTATGTATGGATAA
- a CDS encoding calcium/sodium antiporter has product MSDFLFPIIEIFLGIVLLFAGGEFFIQGAIFLSLILGIPQIVIGLTVVSLGTSSPELLVSLSSILKGSDSLAASNVIGSNIFNVLVVLGISSLITPLKVKSRIVRRDVPLLMAISCAVWAMSSTGLLTLQAGIFLIFCLILNTIWEINTINEKGEETKDAEPEIEELKDNYKGKMNILLKLILGIFLLSFGSNILVNGSQTLATLLGVNEIIIGLTIVATGTSLPELVTSIIAAFKGKTDLAIGNVIGSNLLNQLLILGSCSIFSGFKGLVIEESLIKVDLPFMVLTTFACLPIFWSKGKITRIEGFILLNLYIFYILDKILFLNKFDFLSELRIGLFIYFALLIVFLIVQEKLKFSNS; this is encoded by the coding sequence ATGAGTGATTTTTTATTTCCAATAATAGAAATATTTTTAGGCATAGTTCTACTTTTTGCTGGAGGAGAGTTCTTTATTCAAGGTGCCATATTTTTATCTTTAATTTTAGGAATACCTCAAATAGTAATTGGTTTGACAGTTGTTTCTCTTGGAACAAGCTCTCCTGAGTTGTTGGTAAGTTTGAGTTCAATTTTAAAAGGCAGTGATTCGCTTGCGGCAAGCAATGTAATTGGAAGCAATATTTTTAATGTTCTCGTTGTTTTGGGCATAAGCTCATTGATAACGCCTCTTAAAGTAAAAAGCAGAATAGTAAGAAGAGATGTGCCTCTTTTAATGGCAATTTCTTGTGCAGTTTGGGCTATGTCATCAACAGGATTATTAACATTGCAAGCAGGGATATTTCTAATTTTTTGTTTAATCTTAAATACAATATGGGAAATCAATACCATCAATGAAAAAGGAGAGGAGACAAAAGATGCTGAACCAGAGATAGAAGAATTAAAAGATAACTATAAAGGGAAAATGAATATTTTACTAAAGTTAATATTGGGAATATTTCTTTTAAGCTTTGGTTCAAATATTTTAGTAAATGGTTCTCAAACGCTCGCTACTCTTTTGGGTGTAAATGAAATTATTATTGGTTTAACTATCGTCGCAACTGGGACATCTTTACCAGAATTAGTAACTTCAATAATTGCTGCATTTAAAGGCAAAACAGATCTTGCAATTGGGAATGTAATAGGAAGTAATTTACTCAATCAACTTTTAATCCTTGGAAGTTGCAGTATTTTTTCTGGATTTAAAGGTTTAGTAATTGAAGAGAGTCTAATAAAAGTTGACTTACCTTTTATGGTTTTAACTACCTTTGCATGCTTACCAATTTTCTGGAGCAAAGGGAAAATTACAAGAATTGAAGGATTTATTTTGCTTAATCTTTATATTTTCTACATTCTCGATAAGATACTTTTCCTGAATAAATTTGACTTCCTTTCTGAATTAAGGATAGGTTTATTTATTTACTTTGCATTACTTATAGTATTTCTGATTGTTCAAGAAAAATTAAAATTTTCTAATTCATAA
- the pyrC gene encoding dihydroorotase: MKTLNIIKPDDWHLHLREGLVLKNIIHFTSKYFGRAIVMPNTKSPITSINSAISYKKSIVEALPESSKFEPLMTIYLTDDTDKGELINGFKKNVFFAAKLYPANATTNSSHGVRKIENLYRIFELMQDSGMPLLIHGEVTDSEVDVFDREEVFIDKELSQITKRFPKLKIVLEHITTSYAVDFVQENNIGATITPHHLHINRNAMFFGGLNSDFYCLPVAKRENNRLALRRAATSGKKCFFLGTDSAPHLRKWKAFCGCAGIFNSPVAIESYLTVFEEEDALDNFENFASLNGPNFYNVPPNKEKLKLVSRPHKIKEYIDVVEEKNIVGQIKPFHAGETLQWQVEGIVN, translated from the coding sequence TTGAAGACTTTAAACATAATAAAACCTGATGATTGGCATTTACATTTAAGAGAAGGTCTTGTATTAAAAAATATCATTCATTTTACTTCCAAATATTTTGGAAGAGCCATTGTTATGCCAAATACTAAAAGTCCCATAACATCAATCAATAGCGCTATTTCTTATAAGAAATCTATTGTTGAAGCGCTCCCAGAAAGTTCTAAGTTTGAACCATTAATGACAATTTATCTTACAGATGACACTGATAAAGGGGAACTAATTAATGGTTTTAAAAAAAATGTTTTTTTTGCAGCAAAATTATATCCTGCTAATGCCACAACAAATTCCAGTCATGGAGTTAGGAAAATAGAAAATCTATATAGGATTTTTGAATTAATGCAAGATTCTGGAATGCCTCTTTTAATTCATGGGGAAGTGACTGATTCTGAAGTAGATGTATTCGATAGAGAAGAAGTTTTTATAGATAAAGAACTTTCTCAAATAACCAAAAGATTTCCAAAATTAAAAATCGTTCTAGAACATATAACCACCTCTTACGCAGTGGATTTTGTGCAAGAAAATAATATTGGGGCTACTATTACTCCGCATCATTTGCATATAAATAGAAATGCAATGTTTTTTGGAGGCTTAAATAGTGATTTTTACTGCTTACCAGTTGCTAAGAGGGAAAATAATAGACTCGCTTTAAGGAGAGCGGCAACAAGTGGGAAAAAATGTTTTTTCTTGGGGACTGACTCTGCTCCACACCTTAGGAAGTGGAAGGCTTTTTGTGGATGTGCAGGCATTTTTAATTCGCCAGTAGCAATAGAAAGCTACTTAACAGTTTTTGAAGAGGAGGATGCTCTAGACAATTTTGAGAACTTTGCAAGTTTGAATGGCCCTAATTTTTATAATGTCCCACCAAATAAAGAAAAATTAAAATTAGTTTCTAGACCTCACAAAATCAAAGAATATATTGATGTTGTTGAAGAAAAAAATATTGTCGGACAAATAAAACCATTTCATGCAGGTGAAACTTTACAATGGCAAGTAGAAGGAATAGTAAATTAA
- a CDS encoding NAD(P)H-quinone oxidoreductase subunit L — MESFFNNSFATLIAYIGIISTYLLVIPLLLFYWMNNRWNIMGKFERLGIYGLVFLFFPGLILFSPFLNLRLKGSGKG, encoded by the coding sequence ATGGAAAGTTTTTTCAATAATTCATTCGCTACTTTAATTGCTTATATCGGAATTATTTCTACCTATTTATTGGTTATCCCATTGTTACTATTTTACTGGATGAATAATAGATGGAATATTATGGGCAAATTTGAAAGATTAGGAATTTATGGCCTTGTATTTCTTTTCTTTCCTGGTTTAATTTTATTTTCTCCATTTTTAAATCTCAGACTAAAAGGAAGTGGTAAAGGGTAA
- a CDS encoding DUF3007 family protein: MTKGKVIQIGLFISLIGLISYKFAPQIGIDNFTATTLSSCILILIVITWVTSYVYRVVNGKMTFMEQRKRYRKEYEKVVNDKLETKFNSLPKEEQQKLMEDLEKNP, translated from the coding sequence TTGACTAAAGGAAAAGTTATACAAATAGGTTTATTTATTTCATTAATAGGATTAATTAGTTATAAATTTGCACCGCAAATTGGTATCGATAATTTTACAGCCACTACTCTATCAAGTTGTATTTTGATTTTGATTGTTATTACTTGGGTAACATCTTATGTTTATAGAGTTGTAAATGGAAAAATGACTTTTATGGAACAAAGGAAGCGTTATAGAAAAGAGTATGAAAAAGTTGTTAATGATAAACTAGAAACTAAATTCAACTCATTGCCAAAGGAAGAGCAGCAAAAACTTATGGAAGATTTAGAGAAAAATCCATAA
- the trpA gene encoding tryptophan synthase subunit alpha, with protein MKDNKMQITKNESLSKVDEMFCELKNKKKFALMPFIMAGDPNIEITSEILLKLQENGADLIELGIPYSDPLADGPVIQVAASRALKSGTSLRKVIKLLESLKGKLNIPIILFSYLNPLLCFGFERFCEMASDAGVSGLIVPDLPLEEAYKFSKIVSNYSMDLILLVAPTTPFERMKQISNHTKGFTYLVSVTGVTGERNKMENRVENLIAKLKDVNSNPIAVGFGISTPEHVNKVREWGADGVIIGSAFVKRISSSREKDVVDHVGEFCKEMRLAADQKK; from the coding sequence ATGAAAGATAACAAAATGCAAATTACTAAAAATGAATCTTTATCTAAGGTAGATGAGATGTTTTGTGAGTTAAAAAATAAAAAAAAATTTGCTTTAATGCCTTTTATAATGGCTGGGGATCCCAATATTGAAATAACGTCTGAGATCTTATTAAAGTTACAAGAAAATGGAGCTGACCTTATTGAATTAGGTATCCCGTATAGTGATCCACTTGCAGATGGACCTGTTATTCAAGTCGCGGCCTCTCGCGCCTTAAAGTCAGGAACTAGCTTAAGAAAAGTAATTAAACTTTTAGAGTCTTTAAAAGGTAAATTAAATATCCCCATCATCCTTTTTTCTTACTTGAACCCATTACTATGTTTTGGCTTTGAAAGGTTTTGTGAGATGGCATCTGATGCTGGAGTTTCTGGACTAATAGTTCCTGACCTCCCTTTGGAAGAAGCTTATAAATTTTCTAAAATAGTTAGTAACTATTCTATGGACTTAATTTTATTGGTAGCGCCAACTACTCCTTTTGAAAGAATGAAACAAATATCAAATCATACAAAAGGCTTTACTTATTTAGTAAGTGTTACAGGTGTCACTGGTGAGAGAAACAAAATGGAAAATAGAGTAGAAAATCTAATTGCTAAATTAAAAGATGTAAATAGCAATCCAATTGCTGTTGGTTTTGGAATATCAACTCCAGAACATGTTAATAAAGTTCGTGAGTGGGGAGCAGATGGAGTAATTATTGGGAGTGCATTTGTAAAACGAATCTCGAGCTCAAGAGAAAAAGATGTTGTCGATCATGTTGGCGAATTTTGTAAAGAAATGCGTTTAGCTGCTGATCAAAAAAAATAA
- a CDS encoding AbrB family transcriptional regulator, giving the protein MLTGSDLLAKVKELGDVSKSDLVRACGYVSTKKNGGERLNFTAFYEALLEAKGVNLGDSGVAGIGKGGRKLSYIATVQGNGNLLIGKAYTALLDLKAGDEFEIKLGRKQIRLLPTEEP; this is encoded by the coding sequence ATGCTAACTGGTAGCGATCTCCTTGCAAAAGTTAAAGAACTTGGTGATGTTAGCAAATCTGACCTAGTTCGCGCCTGTGGATATGTTTCCACTAAGAAAAACGGAGGTGAACGCTTAAACTTTACCGCATTTTATGAAGCACTTTTAGAAGCAAAAGGGGTTAATCTTGGTGATTCTGGAGTCGCAGGTATTGGAAAAGGTGGAAGAAAACTTAGTTATATTGCTACAGTTCAAGGCAATGGAAATCTTCTAATTGGGAAAGCATATACAGCACTTCTTGATTTAAAAGCAGGTGATGAATTCGAAATTAAGCTCGGAAGAAAACAAATCAGATTATTACCTACAGAAGAACCTTAA
- a CDS encoding YciI family protein, whose protein sequence is MEKFVVFGRYCEDAIIKREPFREQHLKRLKNLKDSDILVTLGPTKCTKYLFGIFNANDVNELKDLIEEDIYWEKGIWINYDIYPWIQAF, encoded by the coding sequence ATGGAAAAGTTTGTAGTTTTTGGACGGTACTGTGAAGATGCAATTATTAAAAGGGAACCATTTCGAGAACAACATCTTAAGAGACTTAAAAACTTAAAAGATAGCGATATTTTAGTTACATTAGGGCCAACAAAATGTACCAAATATTTGTTTGGAATTTTTAATGCTAATGATGTAAACGAGTTGAAAGATCTTATTGAGGAGGATATATATTGGGAAAAAGGTATATGGATTAATTATGATATTTATCCCTGGATTCAAGCATTTTAA